The Methanococcoides methylutens MM1 genome has a window encoding:
- a CDS encoding methanogenesis marker 12 protein — MFIGVDHGTNAMRFAGIDKDGVRTFELPRSEVATMSGEGILESFTFGLGVDISDIELAAVTYSMGDGIIAIEDLRNVKSRGVISIEGVGKKTGAGTLVFDAIKDSVIPAVLIPGIHSKSNTDSRLNVFSHSTSPEKIGIAYNARCKDVDNLVVSDISSNTVTVGVCGGKLTGAIDACIFAPGTQHGPLDLEAIRDVDAGKYSANEAFMNAGVLSRSPYSGVNELLKALDDGEDEAVLAMERISLFAAMEIAAMQVLMEDLGSQGKVFLAGSMGEHEFVVGRIGKHLGVMPDVLGKWSAAIGCAEIARDIAGGADHILGLEVHFEI, encoded by the coding sequence ATGTTCATCGGGGTTGATCATGGTACAAATGCGATGCGTTTTGCCGGGATCGATAAGGATGGTGTAAGGACATTCGAGCTGCCGCGTTCAGAAGTGGCTACCATGTCAGGGGAAGGGATCCTCGAATCATTCACATTCGGTCTTGGAGTTGATATCTCCGATATCGAACTTGCTGCTGTGACCTATTCGATGGGCGATGGTATAATTGCCATTGAGGATCTCAGGAATGTCAAATCCCGTGGAGTCATAAGCATTGAAGGTGTCGGAAAGAAGACCGGTGCAGGCACTCTTGTCTTTGATGCGATCAAAGACTCGGTCATACCCGCTGTGCTGATCCCGGGGATCCATTCGAAGAGCAATACTGACTCCCGATTGAACGTTTTTTCGCATTCAACAAGCCCCGAAAAGATCGGTATCGCATATAATGCCAGATGCAAAGATGTGGACAATCTTGTGGTCTCCGATATTAGTTCCAATACCGTGACAGTTGGTGTTTGCGGAGGCAAGCTTACAGGTGCCATAGATGCATGTATATTTGCTCCCGGAACCCAGCACGGTCCTCTTGACCTTGAGGCTATCAGGGATGTAGATGCAGGCAAATACAGTGCCAATGAGGCCTTCATGAATGCCGGGGTATTGAGTCGCAGTCCTTATTCCGGTGTGAATGAGCTTCTCAAAGCATTGGATGATGGTGAGGATGAGGCTGTGCTTGCAATGGAACGAATCTCACTCTTTGCGGCCATGGAGATCGCTGCAATGCAGGTTCTTATGGAAGACCTCGGATCGCAGGGTAAAGTATTCCTTGCCGGTTCCATGGGTGAGCATGAGTTCGTCGTGGGGCGTATAGGAAAGCATCTGGGTGTTATGCCGGATGTGCTTGGTAAATGGAGTGCTGCAATTGGTTGTGCAGAGATCGCCCGTGACATTGCCGGCGGTGCTGATCATATCCTTGGACTTGAGGTCCATTTTGAAATCTGA
- a CDS encoding carbon-nitrogen family hydrolase: MKKIKAAAIQMDISQCNKNENISKALMLSEKAISQGANLIVLPEVFSTGFCYENLINAGESEPFPTIKRLKEFSKKNSCVMIGSIIEKKEQEDTNIFTNLGFCIEKGELAGTYTKTHPFGREKGYFTAGNDIEPIYLKSYDLTIGLEICYEMRFPEIARKLAIAGSDILVTIAEFPNPREYQWRSLATARAVENQIYHIACNRKGSDPDSTFFGATMILDPLGNVLADAKDKECFISHEIDPDMMERTREAIPVFDDRRPELY; the protein is encoded by the coding sequence GTGAAAAAGATCAAGGCTGCAGCCATCCAGATGGACATCTCACAGTGCAATAAAAATGAAAACATCAGCAAAGCGCTCATGCTTTCAGAGAAGGCTATCTCACAAGGTGCAAACCTCATCGTCCTCCCGGAAGTATTCTCTACCGGATTCTGCTATGAGAATCTGATAAATGCAGGCGAGTCTGAACCATTCCCTACGATCAAAAGGCTGAAAGAGTTCTCAAAAAAGAACTCATGTGTCATGATAGGTTCAATAATCGAAAAAAAAGAACAGGAAGACACAAACATATTCACAAATCTTGGATTCTGCATCGAAAAGGGTGAACTTGCCGGAACCTATACCAAAACACATCCATTCGGAAGGGAAAAAGGCTATTTCACAGCCGGAAACGATATCGAACCAATATACCTGAAGAGCTATGACCTTACCATCGGCCTGGAGATCTGCTATGAGATGCGTTTCCCCGAAATAGCAAGAAAACTGGCAATCGCAGGTTCCGATATACTTGTGACCATTGCCGAATTCCCGAATCCGAGGGAATACCAGTGGCGATCCCTTGCCACAGCACGTGCTGTTGAGAACCAGATATACCATATCGCCTGCAACAGGAAAGGTTCAGATCCGGATTCCACATTCTTCGGAGCTACAATGATACTTGACCCTCTCGGAAACGTCCTTGCAGATGCAAAGGATAAAGAATGTTTCATCAGCCATGAGATAGATCCGGACATGATGGAAAGAACAAGAGAAGCGATTCCGGTATTTGATGACCGTAGACCTGAACTTTACTAA
- a CDS encoding methanogenesis marker 9 domain-containing protein — MSDELFDLQVGYAKFSNPIALAPMAGITNSEFANTHAKNAGLAVIGGYNLDSETNAAASKLVEKGRDEFITDSPLEFLENEVKAVSIDGAVAFNVRSTTLEPLLKAAEIIKDAGYILELDAHCRQEEMVSIGVGEALMKDMPRLAEWISKIKETGVVLSVKVRANVVDDIALVRAVEKAGADILHLDAMKEGAGADLSAILRVRDSSRLFLIGNNSILDFYDAKEMFSRGADMVSVSRGALHDPHLIDDLVEEITLLQEQIGWYNSPKHVCRGEGDLRGLAFCCLPVKPCAVHNKAGQLGYSPKEFANIKMEFAKGTPLEFGDSTCFGSLVWCCKISKPCYLRDGVLDLLDLSAADYMKLKKDLATYILDNAKKPVNEF; from the coding sequence GTGAGTGATGAACTTTTTGATCTGCAGGTCGGTTATGCTAAATTCAGTAACCCCATAGCCCTTGCACCAATGGCTGGTATTACCAATAGTGAGTTTGCGAACACCCATGCAAAGAATGCCGGTCTTGCTGTGATCGGTGGCTATAATCTGGACAGTGAAACGAATGCAGCCGCTTCCAAACTTGTTGAGAAAGGCCGGGATGAGTTCATAACAGATTCTCCGCTGGAATTCCTTGAAAATGAGGTGAAGGCTGTGAGTATCGATGGTGCTGTGGCTTTCAATGTCAGGAGCACGACCCTTGAACCATTGCTTAAAGCCGCTGAGATCATAAAAGATGCCGGTTATATTCTTGAGCTGGATGCTCACTGCAGGCAGGAGGAAATGGTCTCTATCGGTGTTGGCGAAGCACTAATGAAGGATATGCCAAGACTTGCGGAATGGATCTCTAAGATAAAAGAGACCGGTGTCGTCCTTTCCGTAAAGGTAAGGGCAAACGTTGTTGATGATATCGCCCTTGTAAGGGCTGTGGAAAAGGCAGGTGCGGACATTCTTCATCTTGATGCCATGAAGGAAGGTGCAGGCGCGGACCTGAGTGCGATACTGCGTGTACGTGATTCTTCCAGGCTTTTCCTTATAGGGAATAATTCCATTCTTGATTTCTATGATGCCAAAGAAATGTTCTCAAGAGGTGCTGACATGGTCTCTGTCTCAAGAGGCGCTCTTCATGATCCGCATCTGATCGACGACCTTGTCGAGGAAATTACCTTGCTTCAGGAACAAATCGGCTGGTACAATTCACCCAAACACGTCTGTCGCGGCGAGGGAGACCTTCGGGGACTTGCATTCTGCTGTCTTCCGGTCAAACCCTGTGCTGTTCACAACAAGGCAGGACAGCTTGGTTACAGTCCCAAGGAGTTTGCCAACATAAAAATGGAGTTCGCAAAGGGAACACCTCTTGAATTCGGAGACAGTACCTGTTTTGGTAGTCTTGTATGGTGCTGTAAAATTTCAAAGCCCTGCTACTTAAGGGACGGCGTTCTTGACCTCCTCGATCTTTCTGCAGCAGATTATATGAAACTGAAGAAAGACCTTGCAACTTATATATTAGATAATGCTAAAAAACCTGTGAATGAATTCTGA
- a CDS encoding triphosphoribosyl-dephospho-CoA synthase: MNSDYCGQVSDEACCSAQSAASYIARCAQLAMVLEVSSSPKPGNIDRHHDYDDTRYEHFLASAISVSPVIENAAWGCASIGESLKNAVYQSNCWQSGGNTHFGAFLLLIPLSIAAGQLLDNGGTFDVDRLVSRAHEIVRAADTDDALDFYRSFSSAGVRVNDVDEFDLQDEGSLASLKEDGVTLYDLMGISQDYDQIANEWVSGFKNCAFCAQTITRLMTASEGEDRIDDINHVIVYTFLKLLSENPDTFIRTKTNIETAENVSVQAKYIISKIENNSYDLNAFRGDIENFDEQLLERKLNPGSTADIIIAGIFIALLGGLRF, translated from the coding sequence ATGAATTCTGATTACTGCGGGCAGGTATCTGATGAAGCTTGCTGTAGCGCTCAGTCTGCAGCATCATACATCGCACGCTGTGCCCAGCTTGCAATGGTCCTGGAGGTCTCATCATCCCCTAAACCGGGAAACATAGACCGTCATCATGACTATGATGACACCAGGTATGAGCATTTTCTTGCATCGGCTATCAGCGTCTCTCCTGTAATAGAGAATGCCGCCTGGGGGTGTGCATCTATTGGTGAGAGCCTTAAAAATGCTGTTTACCAGAGCAATTGCTGGCAGAGCGGTGGTAACACCCATTTTGGGGCATTTCTTCTGCTTATACCGCTTTCCATTGCCGCAGGGCAACTTCTGGACAATGGCGGGACATTTGATGTTGACCGGCTTGTCAGTCGTGCCCATGAAATAGTCCGGGCAGCAGATACTGACGATGCCCTGGACTTTTACCGCTCTTTCAGTTCAGCAGGCGTCCGTGTGAACGATGTTGATGAGTTCGATCTTCAGGATGAAGGTTCTCTTGCTTCATTAAAGGAAGATGGTGTGACCTTGTATGACCTGATGGGGATCTCGCAGGATTATGACCAGATCGCCAATGAGTGGGTGAGCGGTTTTAAGAACTGTGCATTTTGTGCACAGACAATAACCCGCCTGATGACGGCTTCTGAAGGTGAGGACCGAATTGATGACATCAATCATGTGATCGTTTATACATTTTTGAAATTGCTTTCGGAAAACCCTGATACGTTCATCAGGACAAAGACTAATATAGAAACAGCGGAAAATGTTTCTGTGCAGGCAAAGTATATTATTTCAAAAATAGAAAATAACAGTTATGATCTCAACGCATTCCGGGGAGACATTGAGAACTTCGATGAACAATTGCTGGAACGAAAATTGAATCCGGGATCGACAGCTGATATCATCATAGCAGGCATTTTCATAGCATTGCTTGGGGGTTTGAGATTTTAA
- a CDS encoding DUF447 domain-containing protein codes for MAHIDLDTFGITEGINEMIVTTYQGWSPNAAPMGIIRKNDELLVRLFKGSTTYSNVMAERMLVANLVYDPVLFVRTTFGDINDSEFDVFTHDERHFSVLKDAVCWAVFECTDIKETSEALVAKLKPLHARMNQQVFKSVNRGFNLLIESCVHATRYELTKDEKYMRLIKAYSCTVNKCGGKPEKQAMKLLLDHLGENK; via the coding sequence ATGGCACATATAGATCTTGATACGTTTGGAATAACTGAAGGCATAAATGAAATGATCGTGACCACCTATCAGGGATGGTCTCCAAATGCTGCTCCAATGGGAATTATCCGGAAAAACGATGAGCTGCTTGTGAGGCTGTTTAAAGGTTCGACAACATACAGCAATGTAATGGCAGAGCGTATGCTTGTGGCAAACCTTGTCTATGATCCTGTTCTTTTTGTGCGCACCACTTTTGGTGATATTAATGATTCGGAGTTCGATGTTTTCACACATGATGAGCGCCATTTTTCAGTACTTAAGGATGCCGTCTGCTGGGCTGTCTTTGAGTGTACTGACATAAAGGAAACATCTGAAGCACTGGTAGCAAAACTTAAACCTCTGCATGCACGGATGAACCAGCAGGTCTTCAAGTCGGTAAATCGTGGTTTTAATCTGCTGATCGAATCTTGTGTACATGCAACACGCTATGAGCTGACAAAAGATGAAAAATATATGAGGCTCATCAAAGCCTATTCCTGCACTGTGAACAAATGCGGTGGCAAACCTGAAAAGCAGGCAATGAAGCTTCTTCTGGACCACCTCGGGGAGAATAAATAA
- a CDS encoding nucleoside deaminase: MSERFMEIAVEEARKGMRNNEGGPFGAVIVKDGKIISRGHNKVLGTNDPSAHAEIVAIREASSILDTFDLSGCELYATTMPCPMCLSAICWARIGKVYYGTSTEDVASIGFDDGKIYEILRKGASASVLEKSNIECEGCRKLLVEWEKKPDKIMY; the protein is encoded by the coding sequence ATGTCTGAACGTTTCATGGAAATTGCCGTGGAAGAAGCACGCAAAGGCATGCGGAACAATGAAGGCGGCCCTTTTGGAGCTGTTATTGTAAAGGACGGCAAGATCATATCCAGAGGCCATAACAAGGTCCTTGGCACCAATGATCCTTCTGCACATGCTGAAATTGTTGCAATACGCGAGGCTTCTTCAATTCTTGATACCTTTGATCTTTCAGGTTGTGAACTTTATGCAACCACAATGCCCTGTCCTATGTGTTTGTCTGCCATATGCTGGGCTCGTATAGGGAAAGTTTACTATGGGACCAGTACCGAGGACGTTGCTTCCATAGGGTTTGATGATGGCAAGATATATGAGATCCTGAGAAAAGGTGCTTCAGCATCCGTATTGGAAAAGTCCAATATCGAATGTGAAGGCTGCCGTAAGTTACTGGTTGAATGGGAGAAAAAACCGGATAAGATCATGTACTGA
- a CDS encoding tetratricopeptide repeat protein: protein MGIFKNIIDQSSFRRKLKQMEKTAESTYGKGYVLFELGRYEEALEKYDEAADMLDEMQQMLLKEGMEKEAANVDKRAMDIRFNKCFILFRLQRYEDTLDIIDETLSKRSEDPKITFSKGFVLFSISRYEEALQVLDRAIEMQPEMPDPWYCKANALYQMELFEDALEAYEKAIEYAGILDFEFPRYSFLNINPDPTLKTNASGVWYCKANTLNKLGRMEEAIEAYRNALEIKQSFSDAWYSLGNCLAEVGRDEDAITAFTNAIMIEPDLIAARENKAEILLKLGREEEAKETLDYEPDSGN from the coding sequence ATGGGCATTTTCAAGAATATAATTGACCAGTCATCTTTCAGGCGAAAGCTCAAACAGATGGAGAAAACGGCAGAGAGTACATATGGAAAAGGATACGTCCTTTTTGAACTGGGCCGATATGAAGAAGCACTGGAAAAATACGATGAAGCCGCAGACATGCTGGATGAAATGCAGCAAATGCTCCTGAAAGAAGGCATGGAGAAAGAAGCAGCAAACGTTGACAAAAGGGCAATGGACATCAGGTTCAACAAATGTTTCATTCTTTTCAGGCTTCAGCGATACGAAGATACCCTTGATATCATTGATGAAACACTGAGCAAGAGATCGGAAGACCCAAAGATCACATTCAGCAAAGGTTTCGTCCTATTCAGCATCAGCAGATATGAAGAAGCATTACAAGTACTTGACAGGGCTATTGAAATGCAACCGGAAATGCCTGACCCATGGTACTGCAAGGCCAATGCCCTCTACCAGATGGAGCTTTTCGAAGATGCACTTGAAGCATATGAAAAGGCTATTGAATATGCAGGCATTCTGGACTTTGAGTTCCCCAGATATTCCTTCCTGAACATCAACCCGGATCCCACACTGAAGACAAATGCTTCAGGAGTCTGGTACTGTAAAGCAAATACTCTCAATAAACTTGGCAGGATGGAAGAGGCCATAGAAGCATACAGGAATGCTCTTGAGATAAAACAGTCTTTCTCCGATGCCTGGTACAGCCTTGGCAACTGCCTTGCAGAGGTCGGAAGGGATGAGGATGCAATAACTGCTTTCACAAATGCGATTATGATAGAGCCGGACCTCATCGCAGCACGTGAAAATAAAGCAGAAATTCTCTTAAAACTTGGAAGGGAAGAGGAAGCAAAAGAAACGCTCGACTATGAGCCGGATTCCGGTAATTGA
- a CDS encoding PAS domain-containing protein translates to MEEVFTSVVNSSPAMVFVWREDEGWPVDFVSKNISQFGYDADDFISGKLRYIDILHPDDAGMVMSEALRHVSKEDASFDLRYRILTRSGDVRWVDERTSVHYDESGNIRFYHGIVVDITEQRMGDMALLDGALEMKSTLESVINSSPVVVFLWRADEDWPVEFVSKNIDMFGYSVEDFTSGKLVYGDIVHPDDIGRVRAGVSKSAEGGYSDFFQEYRILTKAGEIRWVDERTHLHHNSKGEVTYLQGIIVDITGRKKIENALHAEEMRIEALLSLYQMTDSSIQEIVDFSLNEAVGLTGSEVGYLAFVGEDGKAVTIESWSGEAMKECSVKGRKPSSHVDHAGLWIESMQQKLPVIINDYSEENPSKKGYPEGHIGITRFLSIPIFDRDEIVGLVGLGNKNEDYDLSDVRQVTLLMNGMWNILLHKKADWELRRSLDIQNILGDVIKSSPAVVFLWRAEENWPVEFVSENVAQFGYSVDDFISGKLVYGDIVHPYDLERVQKELAKRVDAGFMDFNQEYRIFTKFGDVRWVDERTFIKHDEEGNVKYLQGIIVDVTDRKHSDDFMHIQLDLDTVLNSANTIEETFEQMLNFSLKVDPVDSGRLYLLDNVTGDMKLVAHEGLSERFVEDTAVFPKNSVQNRLIMTGQPVYKHHSELNAIGTGEQLRYEGLHGTAIIPVKHEGNVIAALCLSSHSEYEIPDNSRSSLETIANQIGIAISKIHAESGVSQKYDELRSLVDMMDELLVVMDMDGYVLYANKAVGDYLGVSGNDVSEMHYLELHPESEWDQVDSVLSKVKVGKTIVFETLMVSIEGSPYKVETRLVCGEWSGQPCILSASRFLD, encoded by the coding sequence ATGGAGGAGGTGTTTACTTCTGTGGTCAACTCAAGTCCTGCGATGGTCTTTGTCTGGAGAGAAGATGAAGGCTGGCCCGTGGATTTCGTTTCTAAGAACATCTCCCAGTTTGGGTATGATGCAGACGATTTTATTTCAGGTAAGCTTCGCTATATTGATATTCTCCATCCGGATGACGCAGGGATGGTCATGTCCGAAGCATTACGTCATGTGAGCAAAGAGGATGCAAGCTTTGATCTGAGATATCGTATTCTCACAAGATCGGGTGATGTCCGGTGGGTTGATGAGAGAACCTCTGTTCATTATGATGAGTCCGGTAATATCAGGTTCTACCATGGTATCGTGGTTGATATTACTGAACAGAGGATGGGCGATATGGCTTTGCTGGATGGCGCCCTTGAAATGAAGAGCACTCTGGAATCGGTCATCAATTCCAGTCCTGTTGTCGTATTCCTTTGGAGGGCAGACGAGGACTGGCCGGTAGAGTTCGTTTCGAAGAACATTGATATGTTCGGTTACTCTGTGGAAGATTTCACCTCAGGTAAGCTTGTTTATGGGGATATTGTACATCCGGATGACATTGGTCGAGTGCGTGCAGGAGTATCTAAATCTGCAGAAGGTGGTTATTCTGATTTCTTCCAGGAATATAGGATACTCACAAAAGCAGGTGAGATCAGGTGGGTTGATGAAAGGACGCACCTTCATCATAATTCAAAAGGTGAGGTTACATATCTTCAGGGTATCATCGTTGATATCACCGGGCGAAAGAAAATAGAAAATGCACTGCATGCTGAAGAGATGCGTATTGAGGCCCTGCTTAGCCTCTACCAGATGACGGACTCATCTATTCAGGAGATCGTTGATTTTTCATTGAATGAAGCGGTCGGTCTGACAGGAAGTGAGGTAGGTTATCTTGCTTTTGTTGGTGAGGATGGGAAGGCCGTTACTATCGAATCCTGGTCCGGGGAAGCAATGAAGGAATGCTCCGTAAAGGGCAGAAAACCGTCATCTCACGTTGATCATGCGGGTCTTTGGATAGAGTCCATGCAGCAGAAGCTCCCTGTTATCATCAATGATTATTCAGAGGAGAATCCCTCAAAGAAAGGTTATCCTGAAGGCCATATTGGAATCACAAGGTTCCTGAGCATACCTATATTTGACAGGGATGAGATTGTTGGCCTTGTAGGACTTGGTAACAAGAATGAGGACTATGATCTTTCAGATGTGAGGCAGGTCACTCTCCTGATGAATGGTATGTGGAACATACTGCTCCATAAGAAGGCAGATTGGGAACTTCGTCGTTCCCTTGATATACAGAACATCCTTGGGGATGTTATCAAAAGCAGTCCTGCAGTTGTTTTCTTATGGCGTGCTGAGGAGAACTGGCCCGTTGAGTTCGTGTCAGAGAACGTTGCCCAGTTTGGGTATTCAGTCGATGATTTCATCTCAGGCAAACTCGTGTATGGTGACATCGTTCACCCTTATGACCTGGAGCGTGTGCAGAAGGAACTTGCCAAGCGAGTGGATGCAGGGTTCATGGACTTTAACCAGGAGTACCGTATATTCACAAAGTTTGGCGATGTGCGCTGGGTAGATGAAAGGACCTTTATTAAACATGATGAGGAAGGGAATGTAAAGTACCTGCAGGGTATCATCGTGGATGTGACCGACAGGAAGCATTCTGATGACTTCATGCATATCCAGCTTGATCTTGATACGGTACTTAATTCTGCTAATACTATTGAGGAAACCTTTGAACAGATGCTCAACTTCAGCCTGAAGGTGGATCCGGTGGATTCCGGAAGATTGTATCTTCTGGATAATGTAACAGGTGATATGAAGCTTGTAGCACACGAAGGCCTTTCGGAACGCTTTGTGGAGGATACTGCTGTTTTTCCGAAGAACTCCGTCCAGAACCGCCTTATCATGACCGGGCAGCCAGTTTACAAACATCATTCCGAGCTTAATGCTATTGGCACTGGGGAGCAGCTCCGGTATGAAGGACTTCATGGGACTGCCATCATTCCTGTGAAACACGAAGGTAATGTTATAGCAGCCCTTTGTCTTTCATCACACAGTGAATATGAGATACCTGACAACTCGCGCAGTTCTCTTGAAACGATAGCTAACCAGATCGGTATCGCAATTTCCAAAATACATGCTGAGTCAGGTGTCTCCCAAAAATATGATGAACTTCGGTCACTTGTTGATATGATGGATGAGCTGCTGGTGGTTATGGATATGGACGGCTATGTTCTTTATGCAAACAAGGCTGTAGGGGACTATCTGGGAGTTTCCGGGAATGATGTTTCTGAAATGCATTATCTTGAATTGCATCCTGAATCCGAATGGGACCAGGTGGATTCGGTACTGTCAAAAGTAAAAGTGGGGAAAACGATCGTCTTCGAGACGCTCATGGTGTCTATTGAAGGGTCGCCTTATAAGGTTGAAACAAGGCTTGTGTGTGGGGAATGGTCAGGTCAGCCATGTATTCTCTCTGCATCAAGGTTCCTTGATTAA